The Deltaproteobacteria bacterium sequence CCTCTTTTTCCTTCTCCATGAGATAGGCAAATTGTCTTCTGCCCCAAGAGCGGTTGATTAAAGCCTTTCCCTTGTGGGCCTCAATGAGTTTGATCAAACGGGCCCCGAATTCCTCTACTTCTTTTTCCGGAGTATTCGACTTCAGGATGTAAAGCGTTTCGTATTCTCTCATCGTTCCTCCTTAGTGATACTTATTTTGCACCCATTGCAAACCGTGTTTTAAAAAATCGGGGATGGACCCCGCCGCCCGATCTATCATTGCTTCTACAATTTCCAAATCTTTTCCTTTAAACGGCTGTAAAACATAATCGGCCGGGTCTTTCCCATGTTCGGGGCGTCCAATACCCAAACGAATTCGATGAAAATCTTTTGTGCCCAGCGTATCGATAATGGAACGTACTCCGTTGTGTCCACCATGCCCGGAGCCGAAAGCCCAACGAATCTTTCCCAGTTCCAGATCCATGTCATCGTGAAAAACAATCAGATCTTTTTCCAAACCATTCTTTTTTTTCAAAAAAGCTTGTACTGCCTGCCCGCTCAAATTCATGTAGGTAGCCGGTTTTACCAACCAGCATTCTTCATCATCCAAAGAACCCCACGCTTGCAAACGCTGTTTTTTTTCTTCCCACTCCCAGTGGTTTTGCTTTGCCATCAAATCAACCACCCAAAAGCCGACATTATGCTTGTGGTTGACATACTCGCGGCCCGGATTGCCAAGTCCAACAATAATCTTCATGAGTTTTAAGCTTTCTCTTTACCCTTTGCCGGTGCTTTTGCTGGTGCCGCGGCTTCTTTTGCCGCCGCTTCTTTACCCTCTTCAGTCTTGGGACCTTGCGCGGTTGTCGGCACTTCACCCGGAGCGGCCGCTTCCGCGGTTGCGGCAGGTTTCGCCTCTTCTTCCTTCTG is a genomic window containing:
- a CDS encoding aminoacyl-tRNA hydrolase encodes the protein MKIIVGLGNPGREYVNHKHNVGFWVVDLMAKQNHWEWEEKKQRLQAWGSLDDEECWLVKPATYMNLSGQAVQAFLKKKNGLEKDLIVFHDDMDLELGKIRWAFGSGHGGHNGVRSIIDTLGTKDFHRIRLGIGRPEHGKDPADYVLQPFKGKDLEIVEAMIDRAAGSIPDFLKHGLQWVQNKYH
- a CDS encoding 50S ribosomal protein L25 gives rise to the protein EIGQSVHANDIKLPEGVSFPHEVNFTILAVVPPQKEEEAKPAATAEAAAPGEVPTTAQGPKTEEGKEAAAKEAAAPAKAPAKGKEKA